The following DNA comes from Impatiens glandulifera isolate HB10 chloroplast, complete genome.
GTAAGGATCAAGATAAAGATGATTGAGCCAACTTGATATTTTTGCATTATCATATCACTACAAAGAAAAGATTTCGGATTTTTCTTCCTTCATATCTTCTGAGAAGATTGAATCAAAGATTAAGAAGTTTCAAACTTTTTATTCCAGATCCATTAGAACTAATATTTGGATGTTTTTCTGCTTGAGCTGTAGGAGCTGAAATTCTCATATACAGTTCTTAGAGGGGGAGTCCCACCTATCTCAATAAAGTCTATGATTGGTTCGAAGAACGTCTCGAGATTCAGGCGATTGCAGATGATATAACTAGTAAATATGTTCCTCCTCATGTCAACATATTTTATTGTCTAGGAGGAATCACGCTTACTTGTTTTTTAGTACAAGTAGCTACGGGGTTTGCTATGACTTTTTATTATCGTCCGACCGTTACTGAAGCTTTTGCTTCTGTTCAATACATAATGACTGAAGCTAACTTTGGTTGGTTAATCCGATCAGTTCATCGATGGTCGGCAAGTATGATGGTTCTAATGATGATTCTACATGTATTTCGTGTGTATCTCACTGGTGGTTTTAAAAAACCTCGTGAATTGACTTGGGTTACAGGTGTGGTTTTAGCTGTATTGACCGCATCTTTTGGTGTAACTGGCTATTCCTTACCTTGGGATCAAATTGGCTATTGGGCAGTCAAAATTGTAACAGGTGTGCCTGAAGCTATCCCGGTAATAGGATCGCCTTTGGTAGAATTATTGCGTGGAAGTGCTAGTGTAGGACAATCCACCTTGACTCGTTTTTATAGTTTACACACTTTTGTATTGCCTCTTCTTACTGCTGTTTTCATGTTAATGCACTTCCCAATGATACGTAAACAAGGTATTTCTGGGCCTTTATAGAGAAGATACCCTAAATTTTGGTAATCAATTTTTTACCACTTGGTGTAGGACCAATACAAGTTTATTGCTACAAGTATGGATTATTGAAAAGAATAAGACATGGATTTGGATATTTCCCTTCAACTATTCATGTCATGTTAAAAAATTACTAGATAGAGTATGGAGTTGAAGGGAATTCAACGAAGAGAAAATAGATTATGGGAGTGTGTGACTTGACTTATTAATTAGTCCGTGCAGATATATATCTTTATCTGGCTGCCACATTGGACAACCAAATGTGTCTTTGTTCCAACCATCGTGTAAGCCCCATACAGAAGATAGACTGGTTCACTTGAAGAGAATCTTTTCTATGATCAGATCCGAATTATGTCGTACATGAGCAGGCTCCGTAAGGTCCAATAGAATAAATAAGTAAAATAGCTAAATCATGATTAGGGTTTATCTATTTAATATTTACATTTTTTTTTGAAGATTGAATAGTATGAAAATGCATTTATTTCCTATGCATTGACAAGATCTATAGTACAATACTATCGGAGTAAAAAACGGGATCTAAAGAAGAACAGAGATTAGACTATATTAGTAACAAGGAAATCCTTTGTGTGTGTATGTGTATATAAAATAAAAAGTTTCTCAATTTTTGGGGGATACACATCAATCGCAAGGTATGAGACGACCCAGAAAGCACTTGATCAATTTTGTAAGCCTACTTGGGTATTGAGTATTTAAGAAAATTATTTTCTTTGCAATGAATCATTGCAACTTCGGAAAAGGGAATATGGAAAGGTAAAATGATTCTATCTATGTAAGAATCTTTGCATATCTCATATATGCGCATAGATACCCTATATATTTTATATGGATCCCTTTGGTTCTTTTGATTCTTGCTCGAGCCGGATGATGAAAAATTATCATGTCCGGTTCCTTCGGGGGATGGATTTTTAAGAATTCACCTATCCCAATAACAAAAAAACCTGACTTGAATGATCCTGTATTAAGAGCTAAATTAGCTAAAGGGATGGGTCATAATTATTATGGCGAACCCGCATGGCCAAACGATCTTTTATATATTTTTCCAGTAGTAATTCTAGGTACTATTGCATGTAACGTAGGCTTAGCAGTTCTAGAACCATCAATGATTGGTGAACCAGCTGATCCATTTGCAACCCCTTTGGAAATATTACCTGAATGGTATTTTTTTCCCGTATTTCAAATACTTCGTACAGTACCTAATAAATTATTAGGTGTTCTTTTAATGGTTTCAGTACCTGCGGGATTATTAACAGTACCTTTTTTAGAGAATGTTAATAAATTCCAAAATCCATTTCGTCGTCCAGTAGCGACAACCGTCTTTTTGATTGGTACCGCAGTGGCCCTTTGGTTGGGTATTGGTGCAACTTTACCTATTGATAAATCCCTAACTTTAGGTCTTTTTTAACTAACTTTAGGTCTTTTTTCAATTGATTGAATAGATGTATCTAGGGAGAAGAAGTCACTTTGAAGCGACTATTCCCTAGATACATCTATTCAATCAAATTTTGGATCAAGCCTGAAATATGTGAATTATGCAAAAGATCTAAAACCCTCTTTTTTTTTTTAGTAAATCAATTCCCAAATGTTTTTTCTAGAATGTCCAATAGATTTTTTACGTCTTCTATGTGAAAATGCTCGATTTTCATAAGATCTTCTTGAGTGTTATTCAAAAGATCCAATAATGTATATATATTGGACCTTTTGAGGCAATTATAGATCCTGGGAGGCAATTCTAATTGGTCAATAAAAATATATTTCAATGCTTTTTTTTTTTTTCTTAGTTTAGTTAATTTCTCATGAAAGTAAAAAAGAGGTAAAGTAGTCTTGTGTTGATTGTCCTCTAAATGGAAATTTTTTTCTTCCATATGTAAAAAGGGAATAAATAAATCAATCAAATTGCGGGAAGCTTCATGAAGTGCTTCTTTAGGAGTTAAACTTCCATTTGTCCATATTTCGAGAAAAAGTATCTCT
Coding sequences within:
- the petB gene encoding PetB, which codes for MSTYLNKVYDWFEERLEIQAIADDITSKYVPPHVNIFYCLGGITLTCFLVQVATGFAMTFYYRPTVTEAFASVQYIMTEANFGWLIRSVHRWSASMMVLMMILHVFRVYLTGGFKKPRELTWVTGVVLAVLTASFGVTGYSLPWDQIGYWAVKIVTGVPEAIPVIGSPLVELLRGSASVGQSTLTRFYSLHTFVLPLLTAVFMLMHFPMIRKQGISGPL
- the petD gene encoding PetD, whose amino-acid sequence is MSGSFGGWIFKNSPIPITKKPDLNDPVLRAKLAKGMGHNYYGEPAWPNDLLYIFPVVILGTIACNVGLAVLEPSMIGEPADPFATPLEILPEWYFFPVFQILRTVPNKLLGVLLMVSVPAGLLTVPFLENVNKFQNPFRRPVATTVFLIGTAVALWLGIGATLPIDKSLTLGLF